One part of the Methylobacterium mesophilicum SR1.6/6 genome encodes these proteins:
- a CDS encoding ABC transporter substrate-binding protein — MTLSRRQILAGTAGAAAGLGLPHLVRAQPGGGSVLRFIPSTPLPSLDPIVATSYVIRNHGYLVYDTLFATDENFRIQPQMVSDWQTAPDGLRWTFHLRDGLTFHDGSPVEAKDCIASIARWSKRDAFGQTLAGFVEGYGQEDGRTFTIALKKPFPLLPAALGKLSSNVPFIMPERVALQDASKPIADATGSGPWRFEAREWIPGQNAIYTRHAGYRPREEAPSWAAGGKVAKVDRIEWLAITEASAAVGAMIQGAVDWYEQPAIDLIPVLKGKPGIEIRNVPLGLILLMRFNHTQPPFNNPEIRRAVMMAMKQDDYMQAVVGSPEYYREAKTFFTPGSPMSTGAGGAAAMQDDLGKAKAMLAKAGYKGERVVLLAPADQPIAYNQSLVTQDLLKQLGMNVDLVSTDWGSFIARRGNRGAVDAGGWSAFHTLWSGADVLNPALHPLIRANGAAAWFGWPDDPTLEGLRSEWIATGDEAQQKALAARIEERAFAVVPYAPAGLVQQPMAVSAKLKGMVMAPVQFFWNIEKTA; from the coding sequence ATGACGCTCTCTCGCCGCCAGATTTTGGCCGGTACCGCAGGCGCGGCCGCCGGCCTCGGCCTCCCGCACTTGGTCCGGGCCCAGCCCGGCGGCGGCAGCGTGCTGCGCTTCATCCCGTCGACGCCCCTGCCGTCCCTCGATCCGATCGTCGCCACGAGCTACGTCATCCGCAACCACGGCTATCTCGTCTACGACACGCTGTTCGCCACAGACGAGAATTTCCGGATCCAGCCCCAGATGGTGAGCGACTGGCAGACCGCGCCCGACGGCCTGCGCTGGACCTTCCATCTCCGCGACGGCCTCACCTTCCACGACGGCTCCCCCGTCGAGGCCAAGGACTGCATCGCGTCGATCGCGCGCTGGTCCAAGCGGGACGCCTTCGGCCAGACCCTGGCGGGCTTCGTGGAGGGGTACGGCCAGGAGGACGGGCGGACCTTCACCATCGCGCTGAAGAAGCCGTTCCCCCTCCTCCCGGCGGCACTCGGCAAGCTGTCCTCCAACGTGCCCTTCATCATGCCGGAGCGCGTCGCGCTCCAGGACGCGTCCAAGCCGATCGCCGACGCCACCGGCTCCGGGCCCTGGCGCTTCGAGGCGCGGGAATGGATCCCGGGCCAGAACGCGATCTACACCCGCCACGCCGGCTACCGCCCCCGCGAAGAGGCGCCCTCCTGGGCGGCCGGCGGTAAGGTCGCGAAGGTCGACCGGATCGAGTGGCTCGCCATCACGGAGGCCTCGGCGGCGGTGGGCGCGATGATCCAGGGCGCGGTCGACTGGTACGAGCAGCCGGCGATCGACCTGATCCCGGTCCTCAAGGGCAAGCCGGGGATCGAGATCCGCAACGTGCCGCTCGGGCTGATCCTGCTGATGCGGTTCAACCACACGCAGCCGCCGTTCAACAATCCCGAGATCCGCCGGGCCGTGATGATGGCCATGAAGCAGGACGACTACATGCAGGCGGTGGTCGGCAGCCCCGAATACTACCGCGAGGCCAAGACCTTCTTCACGCCGGGCTCGCCGATGTCGACCGGGGCCGGCGGGGCAGCGGCGATGCAGGACGATCTCGGCAAGGCCAAGGCGATGCTGGCCAAGGCCGGCTACAAGGGCGAGCGCGTGGTGCTCCTGGCCCCGGCCGACCAGCCGATCGCCTACAACCAGTCACTGGTGACCCAGGACCTGCTCAAGCAACTCGGGATGAACGTCGATCTGGTCTCGACCGACTGGGGCAGCTTCATCGCCCGCCGCGGCAATCGCGGGGCGGTCGATGCCGGCGGCTGGTCGGCCTTCCACACGCTCTGGTCGGGGGCCGACGTGCTGAACCCGGCGCTCCACCCGCTGATCCGCGCCAACGGCGCGGCCGCGTGGTTCGGCTGGCCGGACGACCCGACCCTGGAGGGCCTGCGCAGCGAGTGGATCGCCACCGGCGACGAGGCGCAGCAGAAGGCGCTGGCCGCGCGCATCGAGGAGCGGGCCTTCGCGGTCGTGCCCTACGCACCCGCGGGCCTCGTGCAGCAGCCGATGGCGGTCAGCGCGAAGCTCAAGGGCATGGTCATGGCGCCCGTTCAGTTCTTCTGGAACATCGAGAAGACCGCCTGA
- a CDS encoding SDR family oxidoreductase: MTTDPLHKYPRPPFAAQPQSFPGKTGRMEPEPDHGEESYTGSGKLTGQAALITGGDSGIGRAVAIAFAREGADVAIAYLPEEQADAEAVSGWIEKAGRRALLLPGDLKDPAYGRQIVARTVETFGRLDVLVNNGAFQQPNQDLASIDDAIFEDHFRTNVFGSFYVTKAALAHLKPGASVIFTSSVNSKHPMPSLLAYSATKGALSNMVLSLAQLLAETGVRVNGVLPGPIWTPFIPSGMSQDSLKSFGSQVPFGRPGQPAELASAYVMLASEESSYTSGALVTVAGAMPVF, translated from the coding sequence GTGACCACGGACCCGCTGCACAAGTATCCCCGACCGCCCTTCGCGGCTCAGCCGCAGAGCTTTCCCGGCAAGACGGGCCGGATGGAACCCGAACCGGATCACGGCGAGGAGAGCTACACGGGCTCAGGGAAGCTCACGGGGCAAGCCGCGCTGATCACCGGCGGCGACAGCGGCATCGGCCGCGCGGTGGCGATCGCCTTCGCACGGGAGGGCGCGGACGTCGCCATCGCCTACCTGCCGGAGGAGCAGGCGGACGCCGAGGCCGTGAGCGGCTGGATCGAGAAGGCGGGCCGGCGCGCGCTGCTCCTGCCAGGGGACCTCAAGGACCCCGCCTACGGGCGCCAGATCGTCGCCCGCACCGTGGAGACCTTCGGGCGGCTCGACGTGCTGGTGAACAACGGCGCGTTTCAGCAGCCGAACCAGGATCTCGCGTCGATCGACGACGCGATCTTTGAGGACCATTTCCGCACGAATGTGTTCGGGTCCTTCTACGTGACAAAGGCGGCGCTTGCCCATCTGAAGCCGGGCGCCTCCGTGATCTTCACCTCCTCGGTGAACTCCAAGCATCCGATGCCCTCGCTCCTCGCCTACAGCGCGACCAAGGGCGCCCTGAGCAACATGGTGCTGAGTCTCGCGCAGCTGCTGGCCGAGACGGGCGTGCGGGTCAACGGCGTGCTGCCCGGCCCGATCTGGACGCCGTTCATCCCGTCCGGGATGAGCCAGGATTCGTTGAAGTCCTTCGGCAGCCAAGTGCCGTTCGGCCGCCCGGGCCAGCCGGCGGAACTCGCCTCGGCCTACGTGATGCTGGCCTCCGAGGAGAGCAGCTATACGTCCGGCGCGCTCGTCACCGTGGCGGGCGCGATGCCGGTCTTCTGA
- a CDS encoding GntR family transcriptional regulator produces MKNRTMAGSIGAEIRRRVLDGRYPAGSQLRQDALAAEFGASRIPVREALFQLEAEGLVRIHPHRGAMVAPLSPADAAEALELRGILEPRLLAGSAPHLTEQDYRQADTLLDDYAAALRDGATARWGALNTELHLLLYSRAERPRTLAFVGSLLAECDRYTRLQLSTDGAELERADREHREIVRLCRNGHVSAACALLTDHIGHVAAALMAFLGEASTPRSSG; encoded by the coding sequence ATGAAGAACAGGACCATGGCGGGATCGATCGGCGCCGAAATCCGCCGACGCGTCCTGGACGGACGCTACCCGGCCGGGTCGCAGCTGCGCCAGGACGCCCTCGCGGCGGAATTCGGCGCGAGCCGGATCCCCGTGCGGGAGGCCCTGTTCCAGTTGGAGGCGGAGGGCCTGGTGCGGATCCACCCGCATCGCGGGGCCATGGTCGCGCCGCTCTCGCCGGCCGACGCCGCCGAGGCCCTCGAACTGCGGGGCATCCTCGAGCCGCGCCTGCTCGCCGGGTCGGCACCGCATCTGACGGAGCAGGATTATCGGCAGGCCGACACCCTGCTGGACGATTACGCCGCCGCCCTGCGCGACGGCGCCACGGCGCGCTGGGGCGCCCTCAACACGGAGCTGCACCTCCTCCTGTACAGCCGGGCGGAGCGACCCCGCACGCTCGCCTTCGTCGGCTCGCTGCTGGCGGAGTGCGACCGCTACACGCGCCTGCAGCTCTCGACGGACGGGGCGGAGCTGGAGCGGGCCGACCGCGAGCACCGCGAGATCGTCCGGCTGTGCCGGAACGGCCACGTCTCGGCCGCCTGCGCCCTCCTGACCGACCATATCGGCCACGTCGCCGCCGCGCTGATGGCATTCCTCGGCGAGGCCTCGACCCCGCGAAGCTCCGGATGA
- the cobS gene encoding adenosylcobinamide-GDP ribazoletransferase has translation MDRQTGGEADWPGRGALYDLAGCLRFYSRLPVPQLPGEPDPHRSPDFTTLPRMLPLAGLILALPGALVLAAGWAIGLGPFLAATLAVSVSVVATGALHEDGLADVADGFGGGITRERRLEIMRDSRIGAYGGAALVLALALRIGALATLLDRTGYAAVTGLLLGATLSRVAALAPMVLLAPARPGGLSASVGRPGRASLATAIGLGAALALGATLLGLPFGGVALMILCAGLAALGLTRLARVKIGGQTGDVIGACQQVAEIAALLALVVSVTD, from the coding sequence ATGGACAGGCAGACCGGCGGGGAGGCCGACTGGCCCGGGCGCGGCGCCCTCTACGACCTCGCCGGGTGCCTGCGCTTCTACTCCCGCCTGCCGGTGCCGCAACTGCCCGGCGAGCCGGATCCGCACCGGAGCCCCGACTTCACCACCCTGCCGCGGATGCTGCCGCTGGCCGGCCTGATCCTCGCTCTGCCCGGGGCCCTCGTGCTGGCGGCCGGCTGGGCCATCGGACTCGGGCCGTTCCTGGCCGCGACCCTCGCGGTGTCGGTGTCGGTGGTGGCGACCGGGGCCCTCCACGAGGATGGGCTCGCCGACGTCGCCGACGGGTTCGGCGGCGGGATTACGCGGGAGCGCCGCTTGGAGATCATGCGCGACAGCCGGATCGGCGCCTACGGCGGCGCGGCCCTGGTCCTAGCGCTGGCCCTGCGGATCGGCGCCCTGGCGACGCTCCTCGACCGGACCGGCTACGCGGCCGTGACCGGCCTGCTCCTTGGGGCCACCCTGTCGCGGGTCGCCGCCCTCGCCCCGATGGTGCTGCTGGCGCCGGCGCGACCGGGCGGCCTCTCGGCCTCGGTCGGCCGCCCGGGCCGGGCGAGCCTCGCCACCGCGATCGGCCTCGGCGCGGCCCTGGCGCTCGGTGCGACGCTGCTCGGCCTGCCGTTCGGAGGGGTGGCGCTCATGATCCTGTGCGCCGGCCTCGCGGCTTTAGGCCTGACCCGGCTGGCGCGCGTTAAGATCGGCGGGCAGACCGGGGACGTGATCGGCGCCTGCCAGCAGGTCGCGGAGATCGCCGCCCTGCTGGCCCTGGTGGTGTCGGTGACAGATTGA
- a CDS encoding urease accessory protein UreE codes for MPTATTIVRRPAVRADRVADTVSLGHGARAAAAGSLVAEGGLTFSVALTKAATLEDGDALRLDDGRLVAVRAQAEDLLEVRAENPARLLRLAWQLGGSHVPAEIAGDVLYVPATPATAELVRGQGCLATPVSRAFRPEHAAHDHSTCGHDHHGHGHHGHDHHGHDHHGHDQGHDHGHKHGHHDHGHDHGHGHVHGPGCSHDH; via the coding sequence ATACCGACCGCCACCACGATCGTCCGCCGGCCCGCCGTGCGCGCCGACCGCGTCGCCGACACCGTGAGCCTCGGCCACGGGGCGCGGGCCGCAGCCGCGGGCTCGCTGGTCGCAGAGGGCGGATTGACCTTCTCGGTGGCCCTCACCAAGGCCGCGACGCTTGAGGATGGCGATGCTCTTCGCCTCGACGACGGGCGGCTCGTTGCGGTGCGGGCCCAGGCGGAGGACCTTCTGGAGGTGCGCGCCGAGAACCCCGCCCGGCTGCTGCGGCTGGCCTGGCAGCTCGGCGGCAGCCACGTGCCCGCCGAGATCGCCGGGGACGTGCTCTACGTCCCGGCGACACCCGCCACGGCCGAGCTGGTCCGTGGACAGGGCTGCCTCGCGACCCCCGTCTCCCGCGCCTTCCGCCCCGAGCACGCCGCCCACGATCACAGCACCTGCGGGCACGATCACCACGGCCACGGTCACCACGGCCACGATCATCACGGCCACGACCACCATGGGCACGACCAAGGCCACGATCATGGCCACAAACACGGCCACCACGATCACGGCCATGATCACGGCCACGGCCATGTGCATGGACCCGGCTGCAGCCACGACCATTAG
- a CDS encoding retropepsin-like aspartic protease family protein — protein sequence MIYLGLAVIALVIAALVLSDGSDSVGGVIEPDQLANLAWTGTILLLVVAGFWRQFTARLGANLRALLAWALIGLALVIGYSYRDRIQGVTSRVVGELRPGTATSSGDGSVTITRRADGDFRVDAEVNGRVQPFLFDTGASSVVLTADNAAALGLTPEPSAFTARVSTANGITYAAPIQLDSLSVGTITERRVNAMVAKPGALSANLLGQTFLTRLSGYEVRGDRLILRRP from the coding sequence ATGATCTATCTCGGGCTCGCCGTGATCGCCCTGGTGATCGCCGCCCTGGTCCTCAGCGACGGCAGCGACAGCGTCGGCGGCGTGATCGAGCCCGATCAACTGGCCAATCTCGCCTGGACCGGCACGATCCTGCTCCTGGTTGTGGCCGGGTTCTGGCGGCAGTTCACGGCCCGGCTCGGCGCGAATTTGCGGGCGCTCCTGGCCTGGGCGCTGATCGGTCTCGCCCTGGTGATCGGCTACAGCTACCGGGACCGGATCCAGGGCGTCACGTCCCGGGTGGTCGGCGAACTCCGGCCCGGGACCGCCACGTCGAGCGGCGACGGATCCGTCACCATCACCCGGCGGGCGGACGGCGACTTCCGGGTGGACGCCGAGGTGAACGGCCGGGTCCAGCCGTTCCTGTTCGACACCGGCGCGAGCAGCGTGGTGCTGACCGCCGACAACGCCGCCGCCCTCGGCCTGACCCCCGAGCCCTCCGCCTTCACCGCCCGCGTCTCCACCGCCAACGGCATCACCTACGCGGCGCCGATCCAGCTCGACTCGCTCAGCGTCGGCACGATCACCGAGCGACGGGTGAACGCCATGGTGGCCAAGCCCGGCGCGCTCTCGGCGAACCTGCTCGGCCAGACCTTCCTGACGCGGCTCTCGGGCTACGAGGTCCGCGGCGACCGCCTGATCCTGCGCCGGCCCTGA
- a CDS encoding outer membrane protein, with amino-acid sequence MGTIRAPNGRPDLDYSASAPLPRDGFTGGGQVGYNYQLTPGSGFVVGVEADAAYTALRRSSSFQSSILGTHNFRQSSDYLGTVRGRIGYAVDRTLFYATGGFAYAGDTYRASLFQTRIEPNFYGSRARTETGYAVGGGIEYALPTDSFLNVFHSSAVTVKGEALYYDLGSRTIPVLPTYRNVNVFGTRFQNEGALGRVGVNYKFGSY; translated from the coding sequence GTGGGCACGATCCGGGCCCCCAACGGCCGCCCCGACCTGGACTATTCAGCCTCGGCTCCGCTGCCGCGAGATGGGTTCACGGGTGGCGGCCAGGTCGGCTACAATTATCAGTTGACGCCCGGCTCGGGCTTCGTCGTCGGCGTCGAGGCCGATGCAGCCTACACGGCTCTCCGCCGCAGCAGCAGCTTCCAGAGCAGCATCCTCGGGACCCACAACTTCCGCCAATCCAGCGATTACCTCGGCACCGTGCGCGGCCGGATCGGTTATGCCGTTGACCGCACCCTGTTCTACGCCACGGGTGGCTTCGCCTATGCGGGCGACACCTACCGCGCGAGCCTCTTCCAGACCCGGATCGAGCCGAACTTCTACGGAAGCCGCGCGCGCACCGAGACAGGCTACGCCGTCGGCGGCGGCATCGAGTACGCGCTGCCCACCGACTCCTTCCTGAACGTCTTCCACTCCAGCGCCGTGACGGTGAAGGGCGAGGCCCTGTACTACGACCTCGGCAGCCGCACGATCCCCGTCCTCCCGACCTACCGGAACGTCAACGTCTTCGGGACGCGCTTCCAGAACGAGGGCGCGCTTGGTCGCGTCGGCGTCAACTACAAGTTCGGAAGCTACTGA
- the cobT gene encoding nicotinate-nucleotide--dimethylbenzimidazole phosphoribosyltransferase — MSDPVTDPMTAPEHGPFDDIRNLLKAMPGPDTDAQAAVAARDATLTKPAGSLGRLESLVSWMAAWQGKAPPSFDRPLVCVFAGSHGVTRRGVSAFPDAVNRQMLDNFAAGGGAINQICAAYGLGFKVFDLALDMPTGDITEGPALDERATVATMAFGMEAVAAGTDCLGIGEMGIGNTTVAAALYAALFGGDPAHWVGRGTGVDGDGLGRKVAAVEAALAHHAGHLDDPLQVLARLGGREIAAMAGAILAARLQRIPVVIDGYVATAAAAVLHAADPGALDHCLAGHVSAEGAHAEVLERLGLVPLLALGMRLGEASGAGMAMGLLKGALACHTGMATFAQAGVSEKGAG; from the coding sequence ATGTCCGACCCGGTGACCGACCCGATGACCGCTCCCGAACACGGCCCGTTCGACGACATCCGCAACCTGCTCAAGGCGATGCCCGGCCCGGACACCGACGCGCAGGCCGCCGTCGCGGCGCGGGACGCCACCCTGACCAAGCCCGCAGGCTCCCTCGGGCGCCTGGAGAGCCTCGTGTCCTGGATGGCCGCGTGGCAGGGCAAGGCGCCCCCGAGCTTCGACCGGCCGCTGGTCTGCGTCTTTGCCGGGAGCCACGGGGTCACGCGCCGCGGCGTCTCGGCCTTTCCGGACGCGGTCAACCGGCAGATGCTCGACAACTTCGCCGCCGGCGGCGGGGCGATCAACCAGATCTGCGCGGCCTACGGCCTCGGCTTCAAGGTGTTCGACCTCGCCCTCGACATGCCCACCGGCGACATCACGGAGGGGCCAGCCCTCGACGAGCGAGCCACGGTCGCCACGATGGCCTTCGGCATGGAGGCGGTGGCCGCCGGCACCGATTGCCTGGGCATCGGCGAGATGGGCATCGGCAACACCACGGTGGCGGCCGCCCTCTACGCCGCCCTGTTCGGTGGCGACCCAGCCCACTGGGTCGGGCGCGGCACGGGCGTGGACGGCGACGGTCTCGGCCGGAAGGTCGCCGCCGTGGAGGCGGCGCTCGCGCACCATGCCGGCCACCTCGACGACCCGCTCCAGGTCCTGGCGCGCCTCGGCGGCCGGGAGATCGCCGCCATGGCGGGGGCGATCCTGGCCGCGCGGCTGCAGCGCATCCCGGTGGTGATCGACGGCTACGTGGCCACCGCCGCGGCGGCCGTGCTGCACGCCGCCGACCCGGGCGCCCTCGACCATTGCCTCGCCGGCCACGTCTCGGCAGAGGGCGCCCACGCGGAGGTGCTGGAGCGGCTCGGGCTGGTGCCGCTGCTGGCGCTCGGCATGCGCCTCGGCGAGGCCTCGGGCGCCGGCATGGCGATGGGCCTGCTCAAGGGCGCGCTCGCCTGCCACACCGGCATGGCGACCTTCGCGCAGGCTGGGGTGTCCGAGAAAGGCGCGGGCTGA
- a CDS encoding DUF1289 domain-containing protein, translating to MPPAEKPSSPCTKICELDATTGLCCGCGRTRDEIAAWGSMPEARRRAVMAGLVARMRAAGLTPVEAPQPS from the coding sequence ATGCCGCCCGCGGAAAAGCCCTCTTCGCCTTGCACCAAGATCTGCGAGCTCGACGCCACGACCGGCCTGTGCTGCGGCTGCGGGCGGACCCGCGACGAGATCGCCGCCTGGGGCTCGATGCCGGAGGCCCGGCGCCGCGCCGTCATGGCTGGGCTCGTGGCCCGCATGCGGGCCGCCGGCCTCACCCCTGTGGAAGCGCCGCAGCCGTCATGA
- a CDS encoding N-acetylmuramoyl-L-alanine amidase produces the protein MSLVPDTPLARRVAPSPNHGARRAGPLDMLILHYTGMESGAAALARLRDPLSEVSAHYLVFEDGGIVQLVPEGRRAWHAGAGAWKGETDINSRSIGIEIVNPGHAGGLPPYPEAQIDAVTALSRDILGRWPIPPERVLGHSDIAPERKEDPGETFPWARLAAAGIGHGVPPAPMRDGRFFAQGDSGQPVEALQAMFALYGYDLPVSGMFDGRTHAVVTAFQRHFRQARVDGVADASTITTLRDLIAALPAA, from the coding sequence GTGAGCCTCGTTCCCGACACCCCCCTCGCCCGCCGCGTCGCACCCTCGCCGAACCACGGCGCCCGCCGGGCCGGGCCGCTCGACATGCTGATCCTGCACTACACCGGCATGGAGAGCGGGGCCGCGGCGCTGGCGCGCCTGCGCGACCCGCTGAGCGAGGTCTCGGCCCACTACCTCGTGTTCGAAGATGGCGGCATCGTCCAGCTGGTCCCGGAGGGCCGCCGGGCCTGGCACGCGGGCGCAGGTGCCTGGAAGGGCGAGACCGACATCAACTCCCGCTCCATCGGGATCGAGATCGTGAATCCGGGCCATGCCGGCGGATTGCCGCCCTACCCTGAGGCGCAGATCGACGCCGTGACCGCCCTGTCGCGCGACATCCTCGGCCGCTGGCCGATCCCACCCGAGCGGGTGCTCGGCCACTCCGACATCGCCCCCGAGCGCAAGGAGGACCCGGGCGAGACCTTCCCGTGGGCGCGTCTGGCGGCGGCGGGAATCGGCCACGGGGTGCCGCCGGCGCCTATGCGGGACGGCCGCTTCTTCGCCCAGGGCGATTCCGGCCAGCCCGTCGAGGCGCTGCAGGCGATGTTCGCCCTGTACGGCTATGACCTGCCGGTCAGCGGCATGTTCGACGGGCGCACGCACGCGGTGGTCACAGCGTTCCAGCGCCACTTCCGGCAGGCGCGGGTGGACGGCGTGGCCGACGCCTCGACCATCACCACCCTCCGTGACCTGATCGCGGCCCTCCCGGCCGCCTGA
- a CDS encoding methyl-accepting chemotaxis protein — protein MMEGRKSAVRFQVEVAHSLVTAFGKQAEAGTISQDEAKRRAGEALRAIRYNGGNYVFVYSAAPGDIGRNVVHPDPKVQGTKSRDDAAMMKTFVGEMVERGRKGGGFTAYRWPRLGETEPAPKVAYSLAYEPWQWIVSSALYVDDIEAMGRARMLESLLWLVPICLAIVAVGIVLVRSITKPLAAFTAALRRLAGGDLTFTIPGIGRHDEIGRMAAAAGIFRDSMLKEQALIADRLSDQAKREERARWMEDLTRSFDQSAGALLQQVDSAASGMQQACRAMSDTAVETAKQAGSAAHAVQQASANVQTVAAATEELTASIAEIGGQAIKSAEIAGRAVSEAERTDHQIRGLAGAAERIGEVVRIISAIAEQTSLLALNATIEAARAGEAGRGFAVVAAEVKGLAGQTAKATEEITAQIGAIQHETSAAVGAVQSIGKTVDTMNAIASAIAAAVEQQRAATGDISRNIEEASRGTDAVSGTVVSASAAADDTRRVAQEVGEAASSVSRSAEVLRAEVVRFLADMRAA, from the coding sequence ATGATGGAGGGCCGAAAGTCGGCGGTCCGCTTCCAGGTCGAGGTCGCGCACAGCCTCGTCACCGCCTTCGGCAAGCAGGCCGAGGCCGGGACGATCTCGCAGGACGAGGCGAAGCGGAGGGCCGGCGAGGCCCTGCGGGCGATCCGCTACAACGGCGGCAACTACGTCTTCGTCTACAGCGCGGCTCCGGGCGATATCGGGCGCAACGTCGTCCATCCGGATCCGAAGGTCCAGGGCACCAAGAGCCGCGACGACGCGGCGATGATGAAGACCTTCGTGGGCGAGATGGTCGAGCGTGGACGGAAGGGCGGCGGCTTCACCGCATATCGCTGGCCGCGCCTCGGCGAGACCGAGCCCGCGCCCAAGGTCGCGTACTCCCTGGCCTACGAACCGTGGCAGTGGATCGTCTCCTCCGCCCTCTACGTGGACGACATCGAGGCGATGGGCCGGGCGCGGATGCTGGAATCGCTCCTCTGGCTGGTCCCGATCTGCTTGGCGATCGTCGCGGTGGGGATCGTGCTCGTCCGGAGCATCACCAAGCCCCTGGCGGCCTTCACGGCGGCCCTGCGTCGGCTGGCCGGCGGCGACCTGACCTTCACGATCCCGGGGATCGGCCGCCACGACGAGATCGGCCGGATGGCCGCGGCGGCCGGGATCTTCCGCGACAGCATGCTCAAGGAGCAGGCACTGATCGCCGATCGGCTGTCCGACCAGGCCAAGCGCGAGGAGCGCGCCCGCTGGATGGAGGATCTGACGCGCAGCTTCGACCAGAGCGCGGGCGCGCTCCTGCAGCAGGTCGACAGCGCCGCCTCCGGGATGCAGCAGGCTTGCCGCGCCATGTCGGACACGGCCGTCGAGACCGCCAAGCAGGCCGGCTCGGCCGCCCATGCGGTCCAGCAGGCCTCCGCCAACGTGCAGACCGTGGCGGCGGCCACCGAGGAGCTGACCGCCTCGATCGCTGAGATCGGCGGACAGGCGATCAAGTCGGCGGAGATCGCGGGCCGGGCTGTGAGCGAGGCCGAGCGCACGGACCATCAGATCCGCGGACTCGCGGGCGCGGCGGAGCGGATCGGCGAGGTGGTGCGGATCATCTCCGCCATCGCCGAGCAGACGAGCCTGCTCGCCTTGAACGCGACGATCGAGGCGGCTCGCGCCGGTGAGGCCGGCCGCGGCTTCGCCGTGGTGGCCGCCGAGGTGAAGGGCTTGGCCGGCCAGACCGCCAAGGCGACCGAGGAGATCACCGCGCAGATCGGCGCCATCCAGCACGAGACCTCCGCGGCCGTGGGCGCCGTCCAGTCGATCGGCAAGACGGTGGACACGATGAACGCGATCGCGAGCGCGATCGCGGCGGCGGTGGAGCAGCAGCGCGCCGCCACGGGCGACATCTCCCGCAATATCGAGGAGGCGTCGCGGGGGACCGACGCGGTGAGCGGGACGGTGGTCTCAGCCTCGGCGGCCGCGGACGACACGCGGCGGGTCGCCCAGGAGGTGGGGGAGGCGGCCAGCAGCGTGAGCCGCAGCGCGGAGGTGCTTCGCGCCGAGGTGGTGCGCTTCCTCGCCGACATGCGCGCCGCCTGA
- the dusA gene encoding tRNA dihydrouridine(20/20a) synthase DusA, with protein sequence MDRAHVTAADERGALAGWRFSVAPMMDWTDRHCRAFHRTLSAHARLYTEMVTTGAVLHGPRERLLGFSGTEHPVAVQLGGSNPAELAQAARIAAEFGYDEVNLNVGCPSDRVQEGRFGACLMREPALVGDCVAAMKAAVSVPVTVKCRIGVDDQDPEAALDTLADAVAAAGVDGLIVHARKAWLQGLSPKENRDVPPLDYGRAERLKRRLPGLPLSVNGGLRDLDAVRARLAEVDGAMVGRAAYTEPALLLNVDPALFGVPAPAADPFAAVEAFKPYIAALLARGERLHAVTRHMLGLFNGRPGARAYRRHLSTAGMRPDADLATLRAAVALVSRAAPEARAA encoded by the coding sequence ATGGATCGGGCACACGTGACGGCGGCTGACGAACGCGGCGCACTGGCGGGATGGCGGTTCTCCGTCGCGCCGATGATGGACTGGACGGATCGCCACTGTCGCGCGTTCCACCGGACCCTCTCGGCGCATGCCCGGCTGTACACCGAGATGGTCACCACCGGCGCTGTCCTGCACGGCCCGCGGGAGCGGCTGCTGGGATTCTCCGGAACGGAACATCCCGTGGCGGTCCAGCTCGGCGGGTCGAACCCGGCGGAGCTGGCCCAGGCCGCGCGGATCGCCGCCGAGTTCGGCTATGACGAGGTCAACCTCAATGTCGGCTGCCCCTCGGACCGCGTGCAGGAGGGCCGCTTCGGCGCCTGCCTGATGCGCGAGCCGGCCCTGGTCGGCGACTGCGTGGCGGCCATGAAGGCGGCGGTCTCCGTGCCGGTGACGGTCAAGTGCCGGATCGGCGTCGACGACCAGGATCCCGAAGCGGCCCTGGATACCCTCGCCGACGCCGTGGCGGCGGCCGGCGTCGACGGACTGATCGTCCACGCCCGCAAGGCCTGGCTCCAGGGCCTCTCGCCCAAGGAGAACCGCGACGTGCCGCCCCTCGATTACGGCCGGGCGGAGCGGCTGAAGCGGCGGCTCCCCGGGCTACCGCTCTCGGTCAATGGCGGCCTGCGCGACCTCGATGCCGTGCGGGCGCGACTCGCCGAGGTCGACGGCGCCATGGTCGGCCGCGCCGCCTATACTGAGCCGGCGCTCCTCCTCAATGTCGATCCGGCGCTGTTCGGCGTGCCCGCCCCGGCGGCCGACCCCTTCGCGGCGGTGGAGGCGTTCAAGCCCTATATCGCGGCCCTTCTCGCCCGGGGCGAGCGCCTGCACGCGGTGACCCGGCACATGCTGGGGCTGTTCAACGGCCGGCCGGGCGCGCGGGCCTACCGGCGCCACCTCTCCACCGCGGGCATGCGGCCGGACGCCGACCTAGCGACCCTGCGGGCGGCCGTGGCGCTGGTGTCCCGCGCGGCGCCGGAGGCCCGGGCAGCCTGA